A stretch of Gossypium hirsutum isolate 1008001.06 chromosome A06, Gossypium_hirsutum_v2.1, whole genome shotgun sequence DNA encodes these proteins:
- the LOC107963284 gene encoding uncharacterized protein, giving the protein MFEGIISDPIKIWNDVWRNFSEFLHVQENARSHSTPQTLASSWNPPPHGFIKINVDVSFDQRSKTASLAAIARGSDGSFITGANALNFAGSPLVAEALAVRLGSMLANTQQWRNTILESDNQTMIKCLKGYCKPLWEYVVVHDDISLLIT; this is encoded by the coding sequence ATGTTTGAAGGCATTATTTCTGATCCCATTAAAATTTGGAATGATGTTTGGAGGAATTTCTCAGAGTTCCTGCATGTTCAGGAGAATGCTCGGTCCCATTCAACCCCTCAAACATTGGCCTCTTCTTGGAACCCACCCCCACATGgtttcattaaaataaatgttgatgTTTCATTTGATCAACGTAGCAAAACTGCGAGTCTCGCTGCAATTGCCCGAGGCAGTGATGGTTCTTTCATTACAGGTGCAAATGCCTTGAACTTTGCGGGATCTCCGCTCGTCGCTGAGGCTCTTGCTGTTCGGTTAGGATCAATGTTGGCAAATACTCAACAATGGCGAAACACAATCCTCGAATCCGACAACCAAACTATGATCAAGTGTTTAAAAGGATATTGTAAACCTCTGTGGGAATATGTTGTTGTTCATGATGATATTTCGCTTTTGATAACATGA